A stretch of Longimicrobium sp. DNA encodes these proteins:
- a CDS encoding restriction endonuclease subunit S, with product MTKVPDGWIEAPIGSLCVLRNGRAFGPSEWTTEGLPIVRIQNLKDPNATFNYYEGEVDEVHRLHGGELLFSWSGTPGTSFGAFIWEGGEAVLNQHIFRVDFDESLLDKRFFRYAMNERLNELIEAAHGGVGLRHITKGVFEATRIKLAPLAEQRRIASIATDLQSRADRCLEHLKRIPNHLDKFRSAVLHAATTGMLDLNAEIPIDAWEHVTIGDLLIEKPRNGYSPRAVDYKTPVKSLTLRATTTGKFLPENFKYVDTEIPRSSHLWLQPGDILVQRANSLEYVGVSAIYDGPPYGFIYPDLMMKCRANERVLTKYLHYSLLSPAVRKFFRENATGTAGNMPKINNQTLTRAPVLLPPLEYQHEIVDRVEGLFSQADALEERYRWAVRWVERFPSAVMEKAFAGALGTQDPADEPAALLLNRILAWRDRATSVQKPRKPRQKERITTVRTLLETLRDAEGWISADEAFRRCGLTDGAETDRVEQLYGELRDLAQAGRLETSTERDTEGRKLYDRIRLIGEDEHATG from the coding sequence GTGACCAAAGTTCCTGACGGTTGGATAGAGGCACCAATTGGCAGCCTTTGCGTGTTGCGCAATGGCCGTGCATTTGGTCCGTCAGAATGGACGACCGAAGGATTGCCGATTGTTCGTATTCAGAATCTGAAGGACCCGAATGCTACGTTCAACTATTACGAGGGGGAGGTAGACGAAGTACATCGCCTACACGGCGGAGAACTGCTGTTTTCATGGTCCGGAACTCCTGGCACGTCGTTCGGGGCGTTCATCTGGGAAGGCGGCGAAGCCGTACTAAACCAGCATATCTTCAGGGTGGATTTCGATGAAAGTCTCTTAGATAAGCGATTTTTTCGGTACGCAATGAACGAGCGGCTCAATGAGCTGATTGAGGCTGCACACGGAGGTGTCGGGCTGCGCCACATTACCAAAGGGGTTTTCGAAGCCACCCGGATCAAACTCGCGCCTTTAGCAGAACAACGTCGGATCGCGAGCATTGCCACCGATCTGCAGTCCCGAGCTGATCGCTGTCTTGAACATCTTAAGCGTATTCCGAATCATCTCGATAAATTTCGGTCCGCAGTTCTCCACGCAGCAACAACAGGCATGCTCGACTTAAACGCTGAGATCCCAATTGATGCGTGGGAACATGTGACGATCGGCGACCTGCTCATTGAGAAACCGCGAAATGGCTACTCCCCACGTGCAGTGGATTATAAGACGCCTGTGAAGTCGCTTACGCTGCGCGCGACAACCACCGGTAAGTTTCTCCCCGAGAATTTCAAATACGTGGACACAGAAATACCGCGATCCTCACATCTGTGGCTGCAACCTGGAGACATCCTTGTGCAGCGTGCTAACTCTTTAGAGTATGTAGGCGTAAGCGCAATCTATGACGGACCACCTTATGGTTTTATTTATCCCGACCTGATGATGAAGTGTCGGGCCAACGAGCGGGTACTCACTAAGTACCTTCACTATTCGCTCCTGAGTCCAGCCGTACGGAAGTTCTTCCGAGAGAACGCCACCGGGACCGCTGGTAACATGCCCAAAATTAACAACCAGACGCTAACGCGAGCCCCTGTACTACTTCCGCCATTGGAATATCAACACGAGATTGTCGATCGAGTTGAAGGCCTCTTCTCCCAAGCCGACGCGCTCGAAGAGCGATATCGCTGGGCGGTTCGGTGGGTTGAACGCTTCCCATCCGCAGTAATGGAGAAGGCATTTGCCGGCGCGTTGGGGACTCAGGATCCTGCCGATGAACCCGCGGCGCTCTTGCTTAACCGAATCCTTGCTTGGCGGGACAGGGCGACCAGTGTCCAGAAACCGAGAAAACCACGGCAAAAGGAGAGGATAACCACCGTGCGGACCCTTCTAGAGACACTCAGGGACGCTGAAGGATGGATCTCCGCTGACGAAGCGTTTCGCCGCTGTGGGCTAACTGACGGCGCAGAAACCGACCGTGTGGAACAACTTTATGGTGAACTTCGGGATCTCGCGCAGGCCGGTCGCCTCGAAACGTCGACCGAGAGAGATACTGAGGGTCGTAAACTGTACGATCGTATCAGGCTGATTGGGGAGGACGAACATGCGACTGGATAA